Proteins encoded in a region of the Triticum dicoccoides isolate Atlit2015 ecotype Zavitan chromosome 3A, WEW_v2.0, whole genome shotgun sequence genome:
- the LOC119273091 gene encoding defensin-like protein 81, whose protein sequence is MAMGAWWAMKKSLLVKLSVYLLIIAMANCARDNPDSVANRSPVSIYTCDDITETWHGGLCAKHGTCNKPCRTEEYDSGFCAAFPFLFYCCCKKNYPEALQPRRRSFVCG, encoded by the exons ATGGCCATGGGAGCATGGTGGGCGATGAAGAAGAGCTTACTAGTGAAGCTGAGTGTGTATCTGCTGATCATCGCCATGGCTAACTGCGCTCGGGATAACCCTGACTCCGTTGCCAACCGCTCTC CCGTATCTATATACACCTGCGACGACATTACCGAGACGTGGCACGGAGGGTTGTGCGCCAAGCACGGCACCTGTAACAAGCCGTGCCGGACGGAAGAGTATGACTCGGGCTTCTGTGCCGCCTTCCCCTTCCTGTTCTACTGCTGCTGCAAGAAGAACTATCCCGAGGCTCTGCAGCCACGCAGGAGGAGCTTCGTGTGCGGATAA